In Leptospira levettii, the genomic window CACATGATTTTTCCAAGTGCTCGATGGAAATCATCTGGAGTTTTATTCCCATTGATGGAGAGGAATTTGTTTGTCATTTCACGAACTCGGGCCTCTGCTTCTTTGAATTCAGGACGGTCTGTGGAAATGTTTTTAGCTCCTTCTTTGGCAAAATAATCACCAATGGTATAAGGAATCACAAAATATCCATCGGCAAGTCCTTGCATGAGAGCCGATGCTCCTAAACGGTTGGCACCATGGTCAGAGAAGTTTGCTTCCCCAAGGACATGGAGACCTGGGATATTAGACATGAGGTTATAATCCACCCAAAGACCACCCATCGTGTAGTGAACCGCAGGGTAAATTCGCATAGGAACTTTGTATGGGTTTTCGCCAGTGATTCGCTCATACATTTGGAAGAGGTTGTCGTAACGGTCAGCGACAACGTTTTCACCCAAACGTTTGATGGAATCAGAAAAATCCAAATACACACCAAGTCGTTTGTCGCCCACTTTTGGACCAACACCGAGACCATTGTCACAAGCTTCCTTTGCAGAACGGGAAGAAATGTCACGTGGAGCAAGGTTTCCGTAAGAAGGGTATTTTCTTTCTAGGTAATAATCCCTTTCTTCCTCTGGGATTTCGTGAGGGGGACGAAGGTCATCTTTTTTCTTTGGAACCCAAACGCGTCCGTCATTTCGGAGGGATTCCGACATGAGCGTAAGTTTGGATTGGTAGTCTCCCGATTGTGGGATACATGTTGGGTGGATTTGTGTGTAACAAGGATTTGCAAACGCCGCCCCTTTTTTATAAGCACGATAGGTTGCAGTTACATTGGATCCTTTGGCATTGGTAGAAAGGTAAAATACGTTCCCGTAACCACCAGTAGCCAAAATCACCGCATCCCCAGCATGGGAAGAAATTTCACCAGTAACTAAGTCACGAACGACAATTCCTTTTGCATGGCCATCCACAAGAACTAACTCTAACATTTCTGTTCTTGGGTACATTTTCACAGCACCACGAGAAATTTGTTTTTCTAGAGCAGAGTAGGCACCAAGGAGTAACTGTTGTCCAGTTTGGCCTTTTGCATAAAACGTACGAGAAACTTGAGCACCACCAAAGGAACGATTGGAAAGTGTTCCACCATATTCACGAGCAAACGGTACACCTTGTGCCACACACTGGTCAATGATGTTTGTGGAAACTTGTGCCAAACGATAAACGTTTGCTTCTCTTGCACGGAAGTCTCCCCCTTTGACTGTGTCATAAAACAATCTGTAAACAGAGTCACCGTCGTTTTGGTAGTTCTTTGCAGCATTGATTCCACCTTGTGCTGCAATGGAGTGTGCTCGTCGTGGACTGTCTTGGAAACAAAATACGGATACTTGGTAACCAAGTTCGGAAAGAGTTGCAGCGGCTGATGCACCAGCAAGACCCGTTCCTACGATGATTACTTTGTATTTACGTTTGTTAGCTGGATTGACTAATTTGATATCTTGTTTGTGTTTGTCCCATTTTTGTTCTAATGGGCCCGATGGTATTTTTGAATCTAATTTCATATTCTCTCCTAAAACCCCTTAGCGAACATACCCGAGTAAAATCGAGATGGGCATGGAACAATTTCCAATCAAAACAAGAAGTCCAAGTCCTGTGGAAATTTTTTGAATTGTGGGATTGTGTTTTGGTGCGAGGATCCCTAATGTTTGTAACATTGAACCCAATGCATGTGAAAAATGTAATGCAAGGAAAACCATAAAAACAATGTAACTAATGGCGATTGTTGGGTCTTGGAATCCAAGGATTACCATTGCATAAACATCATGCACTACATCACCATTCTTCAGAATGTATTCGTGAGTGTAGTGGTCAGGGTTAGTATAACCCAATGTAAAGTGAGCTAAATGGTAAACAAGAAAGGTTAAAAGTAATAATCCACTGTATGCCATAGTTCGCGATGCAAACGATGCTTGAATGGTTGTATTCTTTGCGTAAGAAACTGGTCTCGCAGAACTGTTTTCAAGCTTCAGGAGAATGGCAGTGCATACGTGTCCAAAAAAAGCCACGATGAGTCCAATCCGTGCTACCCAAAGAAGGGGTCCTAAATCTTTGAGAAACTTTGCGTAGGTGTTTAATTTTTCTGGTCCTTGGAAAACTTGTAGGTTTCCGACCATGTGAAGGATCACGAATCCAAACCAGATAAATCCGGTAATGGCCATTATGATCTTCTTTCCAATTGAGGATCGAAAGAAGTCTAGACTCAACGTCATTGAAGAGCTCCTGTTAGAGTATAGGTGTAAATTTTTCTATTACGTCCAGATTTAGACAGATTCCACTTTCCGTAAATTCATAAATCTTGGTAGGGTCAAAATGAGATATTGAGTTTGTTTCTCAATAAAGAAGAGAATCGGAATGGAGTACGAAAAGGGATTGAGTTCCTCCTTCCGGAAAATAGGATAAACAAAGTTTGTTTAACTTCCACTGGAAAAAACCCATTCCTACAATTTTCATTCGAAACCGCTTGTATTTGCCCTTGCTTGTAACATACCTTGCCTTCGTGACCTGTGGTCCAACGAGAGACAAAACCAATTTAGAAACACGGAAAGAGTATCTTAAAGGAGTAGGTTTACCCATCCTTGTATCGATCCAACCCAGGCATAATAGGGATAAAAAAGAACTTCAATTATTTATCAAAACTGAAAACCTAACGAAGATTAAAATCCATACATTTCAGATTTTATTTTTTGCAAGTGACCAAAATCGTCAATTTTTGATCCCAGATGAACAGAAAACTCCTGAGCTCATTTGTTTGATTCCGAAAACCATCCTACCGGACACAATTTATAAATGTAATGTCGGACCTTTTGTCTATAGCCAGTTATGGAATTCGATCGTCATCCATTCGATCTCATTCACTACAGAAGACAAGGTGCGCCATGTGATCAGTGAAGATGACATCGACGATGTCGTAATTTGGCTATAATCTTTTCATACCATCACAAGATAAGCGAACAAATTGTTACATTAGAATCGACTCGTTTCATCCATTCGTCTTGACAAAGGATGCGAGTGAAAATACCGTTTCTAGACCGTTATGTTTTCCCATTTAAAACAAGACATTCCTTCTGGACTCGTTGTATTTTTAGTAGCTCTTCCTCTTTGTTTAGGAGTCGCACTTGCTTGTGGTGCACCTTTATTATCAGGAGTAATTTCAGGAATCGTTGGTGGAATCGTAGTTGGTTTCCTAAGTCACTCCCGTACAAGCGTAAGTGGTCCGGCTGCAGGCCTAGTCACGTTAGTCCTCGCCGCAACTTCTGCATTAGGTGACTACCAAACATTTTTATTATCCGTATTTTTGGCAGGTTTCATCCAAATAGGACTTGGTATTTTAAGGCTTGGGTTTATCGCAAACTACGTACCATCCAATGTGATCCAAGGATTACTCGCATCTATTGGGATCATCCTGATATTAAAACAAATACCACACTCGGTTGGATTTGATATCAATCCAGAAGAAGATTTTATCTTTTTCCAAAGGGATGGAGAAAATACATTTTCAGAATTATTAAACATTCACAAATATTTTTCGTGGGGAGCAGTGATCATATCATCTATCTCTTTGTTACTAATGTTTGTTTATGATCAATTAAGATGGAAGGTGCTTCGTTATATTCCCTCTCCCATTTTAGTGATTCTTGCCGGAATTTTGTTGAACCAAATTTTTAAGAATTTTTTACCAGAGTTCTATCTTTCAGAAAAACATTTAGTAACAATTCCCAATGTGAATCGCTGGGAAAGTATTTTTATGTTTCCCAATTTTTCGATGATTGGACATACGGAAGTTTGGTATTTTGCATTTACAATTGCTGCCTTTGCCACATTGGAAACATTACTGAACTTAGATGCTGTGGAACGTATTGACCCACACAAACGACTTTCGTCACCTAATAGAGAACTATTTGCACAAGGAGTGGGCAATAGTTTGTCAGGGCTCATTGGTGGACTTCCCATCACCTCTGTTATTGTCAGAAGTTCTGTGAATATTTATGCAGGAGCAGAATCAAAACTATCCACAATGGTTCACGGGGTATTCCTTGCCATGAGCATTCTTTTTTTAAGTTCATCTTTGAATTTGATTCCACTTTGTTCTTTAGCAGTTGTTCTTGTTGTGACTGGTTTTAAACTCACAAATTTATCTGTGTATAAATCATTGTATAAAAAGGGACTATACCAATTTTTACCTTTTATAACAACCATTCTTGCAATCATCTTTACTGACTTATTAACAGGTGTGCTCATTGGACTTTGTATTAGTTTCATTTTTATCTTAAAAAATAATTATAAAAATCCTTTTTCTGTTGAAACAGAAAACTTAAATATCGGAGAAACAATCAGGATCGAATTACCCAACCAGGTTTCCTTTTTAAACAAAGCCTCCATCAAAGACACTCTTTGGTCACTACCGGACCACGCAAAACTCATTGTTGATGCCTCCAATTGTAATTTTATTGACCACGATATTCTAGAAGTGTTAGAGGAATTCAAATCAGTCGTTGCTTTAGAAAAGAACATCCAACTGAATTTAGTTGGTGTTAAAGATCATTATGAACTCAATGATCAAGTACAATTTGTAAACATCTTGGACAAAGAAGCACAACAAAAGTTAACTCCAGATGAAATTCTTGAATTCCTTAAACGGGGAAACGAACGATTTGTAAAAGGCAAATGGTCTGAAAAATATTTTAAACACCAAGTAAACGCAACAGCCTTTGGCCAAAATCCAATTGCAGTTGTTCTTTCCTGCATTGATTCAAGAACAAGTCCAGAAATTATCTTTGATGCAGGACTCGGTGATATCATTTCCATTCGGATTGCAGGAAATATCGTGAACCAAGAGATCCTCGGAAGTTTAGAGTTGTCCTGTGCAAAAATTGGGACCAAACTCATCGTCGTACTTGGACATTCAAACTGTGGGGCTGTTTCCAGTGCGATTTATGCATTAAAAGATGGCAACATCGCGAGTATCACAAACAAAATTGAAAAAGCCATTGGAACCTCAGATCCAATCACAAAACAATCAAATCCAGGAAATGAACATATTTTTAATCATGTAGTAAAAACCAATGTGTTAAATTCAATTGATGAAATTTTAGATTCGAGTGAATTTTTGAAACAAAAGGTAGATGCAGGTGAATATAAAATTGTGCCTGCTTTTTATGATACATCTTCCGGCGAAGTTCAGTTTTTTCATACAGTTCAAACTTCACCGAAACGTGATTAAATATTTTTACAGATTATACTTTGTGAACAGGAACAAACAATGGTTTGTAAGCGGAACGATTATAATACGCTAAAAATGCATTTGCAATTACAACAAATATTCCAACTGGCAAACCATCTTGAGCAATCATCAAATGGACTAAAAAGATATTGATAACCACTGGTGCTATCACAACCGAAGCCAAAGGAACAAACCTTCCAGATAAAAAAGCAAGTGCACAAACTAGTTCTGTTACTTTAATCAATGTTAATAAATAACCAGTGGCCTTCATTCCATCATTGAATATCTTAATATTACCAGTCACTTCAGGTTGTTGTACTAAATTGAATAATACAACAACAGATGAAAATAAAAACAAGGCGCCTAACAAAAGACGAACGATTGTATACAAAACTTTCATAAGTTATTCCTTTGGTACTTTCACAAGGGGAAAACTGATTCACTTACCGAAAAAGACTCCCATTGGAAACTATCTACCAAATTTAAAGGGGGAGGGTTCTCATTTCCACCCACAATTTCTAGATTTATTCTAATTTTACTCATTTTTTTGGAAGAATTGGCAATATAATTCCTACTTTTTGGCATTGATACATTAGGAATTCTCAATGAAAATCCGAATTTTCCCTATTTATCTACTGGTATTTTTCTTCACTGTTTGCCAAACAAACCAAACAAACGGACCTGAACATTCCAACTCTAAAGAATCGAAATCATCTTTTACACTCCAATACGAAATGGACTTACCAACCAAAGTTTTGAAGGTGGGGCCAAATCTAGAAATTTCAATCGGTAAATTTGCCTTACATTCCTTTAATCATTTGGCTTCCCAGATATTCAATGTTAGCTCCTATAGTGCAAGAAAAGAGAATGATCCGCTAGAACCAGGAACCATCATTCTCCGTAAGGTCCAAGTCAATCGATCCATGGTATTTGAAGAAGGAACTACAAAATTCCAACATGCTACCTTTGCTTCCATTGTTGAATTTTTATTGGTAAAAGAATCTGGTGAAACCTACCGAATCCTCGGTCAATCCGATCCAATCCAAACGAGTACCATTCCATTTACTTCCAATGATCATGATTCAGAGGAAAAAATAGCAAGTAGCATCCAGTCGGCCATTGCAATTGGACTGAAAAAAATGACCCAACCTAAGGAAGATTGGAAATGGGATGGTAGTCAAATGATGTTCCAACAAGGAAATGGAAATTAAGAAATCCAATGCCATCCTCAATCGCGTCTGAATCTGGATTTTTGTGATCCTTTATTGAAAGCATGTATTGAAACAAAACTGTAAAGGATGTACGAGTACACTCAAATTCGGTATGGGAAGGTCAGATAGGTAACAAAAGAGACAACTCACATAGGTAACACCTACAATGAGTATCGGAGGACAATCCGATGCCTTGGAAGGAAACCAAAGTGATAGAAGAAAGAATCAAGTTTATAGCAGCTGTTAAAAGTGGCGAATGGTGTTTTGCTGATCTTTGCCGGGACTTCAACATCTCAAGAAAAACTGGATATAAGTATCTAAAGAACTACGAGTCGGAAGGAATCGATGGACTCAAAGATAAATCCAGAAAACGAATCACCCAATCCAATGAAACTCCAGAAAAAATTGTTCGATTGATTGTAGATTTACGAGAAGAACATCCATCTTGGGGACCCAAGAAACTTCGACCCATATTAAAAGCTCGATTCCACAGACTAAAACACATTCCCAGTGAAACAACAATTGGTAATATTCTTAGGAAAAAAGGACTTATTAAACCAAAGAAGAAACGACCGAGAGTTCCGCAATCTCTCTTTCCATTTTCTGATGTTGCTTCTCCTAATGATGTCTGGTGTGTCGACTTTAAAGGGCATTTTACTGTAGGAAACGGGCATCGTTGTGATCCATTGACGATAACCGATGCACATAGTCGTTATCTACTTGCCTGCGAAATCTTAAACAAAACGAATGTAGAGCAAACAAAAGCCGTCTTTGAAAGGGTTTTTAAAGAATATGGACTTCCAGTTGCTATAAAGTCGGACAATGGTGCACCATTTGCAAGTAAGGCGATTGGTGGCCTCACAAGTCTTTCTGTTTGGTGGTTGAAACTAGGGATTCGACCGGAACGGATCCAACCTGGGAAACCATCTCAGAATGGACGTCATGAAAGAATGCACCGAACTCTAAAAGAAGAAACTGCTTTGCCACCAAGGTCAAGCCTTGAAGCTCAACAGATTTCCTTTGATAACTTTCGATATGAGTTCAATCATGTTCGACCTCATGAAGCATTGGGATTTCTAACTCCAGCTAAAGAATACAAAAGGTCCATTCGCGAGTTTCCAAAAAGGATCTTAGAGGTTGCATATCCAACTCATATCGTTACTGATAAAGTTCACGAAAGTGGTTTTGCGCAGTACGGGCCCCATCGAGTCTTCTTTGGAAATCCCTTTATTGGAGAGGTAGTTGGCTTTGAAGAGATCTCAGACAGACATTGTCGCCTTTATTTTGCGAACGCAATTCTTGGAATTTTAGATTTGTATACGAGTAAAGTGTTGAAATACCAGAAGCTTTTGTATAGAATTGACGAATCAAAGTGTAACCCATGTGAGTGATCTAATATGTTACCGATGTGCCTTTCTATACAATTCCGCCCACACCTAATGCGACATAATACTAATTATGGGAAGTAACTCACTGCATCACGTAATAATCTACTCGAAACACTAGTCGATTGAATCATCTTAAAATCTAATTGGCACTACATTCAACTCAAACAGCTTTTGTGAAGGTTTCCAAATACTTTGCCAGATTTCCAACATGTTGTTTTCCACCTTCAATGGCTCCATATTTTTGGTTCACTCGTTCTAGTTCATCTTTTGAGGAAAACACTTGTACCATCGTAAGGTTTGTACTGTTTCCTTGGTTCGTAGGTTCAAATACAATTTCAGACAAAAAATTGACATCTTCGTCGCCATCTCCATTGCCTATGTGTTTGTAAGAGATCAAACGAGGTTTTTCAATTTTTAAGAATTGGATTTTATTTTTATAATCATGACCATCTGGACCATGCATCACAAATTCAAAGATTCCACCATTTCTAAAATCAAAAGAGATAACGGTCAAAGTAAAACCATCTGGTCCCCACCATTCTTTTAAGTGATCAGGACTAGACCAAACTTCAAATAATAATTCGTTTGAAACATCAAAGGACTTTCGATAGATCACTTGGTTTTCTGAAATTTCTGTAATCAATTCGGTTGAGCTCATATTGTTTTTCCTTTTTTCAGTTTTAATGCATAACGTTCTAAGCGGTTCAATCGTTTACTCCAATCTTCTCTCACTTTTAAAATCAACTCTTCCATTTCAGAGAAACCATCCAAATTTACAGAATAGATTCTTTTTTGAGCTTCTTTTTTTACATTCAATAATTGTAATTCTCTTAATAACTGTAAGTGTTGGGAGATAGCAGGAGCACTGATGGAGAAATGTTTCGAAATAGCAGTGGAAGTCATCTCACCATTCTTTGCGACAAGGAGTATGATTTCACGTCTCGTATCATCACCCAGGGCTAAAAAACTATTCATACCAAAAATTAATATAGGATTTGCTTAATTAAGTCAACTCTTAATTAAGCAAAGAATTCAGAAATTTATATGAAATGACTCATTTGATTCTCTTTATTTCTCTTCTTTCAAAATTTTAAAACATTAGATCATCTTTGAACATCTACCACCAATGTTCCCTATTGAATCTCTGCTTTTAGAATCACTCTGATTATAATTCTTGAAACCAAATTACCTTTTTCATCTTCTTTATGTTTTTTTGATTGCAAATGTAAGTAGAATTGATTGAATTTTCTTCCAAAGATTAAAAACGGAACATTGTTCAACCCAATGAATTCGGTGTTTTAGGAATGAGGAAATCAAATGGCCAATCAAACAATCAGGGATCCAAAAGTTGTCATCATAGGCGCTGGAATGACAGGAATCCTACTCGCAATTGAATTCAATCGAATCGGAGTGAAAGACATTACTATTTTAGAAAAAAAACATGATTTAGGGGGAACTTGGAGGGAAAACACATACCCAGGTGTGGCTTGTGATATTCCTGCGCACATGTATACATATAGTTTTGCACCCAATCCTGAATGGAGCCACAGGTTTGCCCATGGAGATGAAATCCAATCCTATTTCAAACGTGTGAGTGATGAATACAAAATCACACCTCAAATTCATTTTAACGAAGCAGTCACAGAAGCATCTTACCAAAACGGAAAGTGGACTACAAAAACCTCAAAAGGAAATACATATGTTTCCGATTTCCTCATCTCAGCCACTGGTATCTTACACCACCCTGCAAAACCTAACATCCCCGGACTCGAAAGTTTTAAGGGAAACTGTTTTCATACAGCAGAATGGGATCATTCTGTAAATTTAGAAGGAAAACGGATTGGGATCATTGGAACTGGATCCACTGCAGCGCAGGTCATTCCTGAGATGATCAAAATTGGGAAAAAAGTTTCGGTTTTCCAAAGGACACCACAGTGGATCGTCAAAGTTCCTGATACAACCTACACAGAAAAAGACAAAATAAAATGGAGAAAGGAACCTAACATTCTCAAACGGTTTCATAAATGGTATACATTTGCTGTGGAACAAACTTTTTCCAAAGCTGTGATTGGTAAAAAAATCCCACATTTGCTCATGAGTTTTTTGTGTAAAAGGAATTTACGAACTTCCATTAAAGATCCTGTTCTTAGAAAAAAACTAACTCCAAATTATCGAGTTGGTTGCAAACGTGTGATCGTAAATTCCACATTTTATGATGCCATCCAAAAACCAAATGCTGATTTGGTGACAGAGGGGATTGAAAAAATCACAGAAAAAGGTGTCATCACAAAGGATGGTAAATTACATGAATTGGATGTACTCATCTTGGCAACGGGATTCCATCCATTTAATTTTATGCGCCCGATGAACCTAACGGGAGAAAATGGAATTTCAATTGAATCTGTTTGGAAAAAGAAAGTACAAGCTTACCGTTCCCTATTTATACCTCACTTCCCTAATTTTGTTTTGATGTTAGGACCAAACACTCCAATTGGAAATTTTTCTGTCATCGCCATGAGTGAAGTCCAAACTAAGTATATCATCAAAATCATCGAAGATTGGAGAAAAGGAAAATTTAATGCCATTGATGCAAAGGAAGAAGCCTTACAACGTTTTGCTGCTTATCTCAAAAAAGGGATGGTTGGCACAGTATGGCTCGGTGGTTGCCAAAGTTGGTATTTAGATCCAGATGGAGATCCTGCGATGTGGCCTTATACATGGAGTCGTTGGGAAAAAGAAATGAAATCTCCCGATTATAAAGATTTTAACCTAACCACTACTTAAACTTTTTATAAAATCCTAAACAACATTTTTGCCGGTAATTTTTCTGAATTACCGGCTTTTTTGAACCATTAATTTTGGATTGCCTGTAAATTTCCCTCTAAATAACGAAATGATTTCTCCATCACCATTAAGTTAGTGGTTTCGATCATTTTTTCGACGTTAGCAGTACGAAAAAATCCATAAATTTCAATGGTTGTTTCCGCCTCTTCTGTTATTGTATTTTTTGCAATGAGTTTTGATCCCTGATAAAGGTTGTAATCCAATTGAACCTTATAAAAATGATCCCGAATTTGCACTGGCCAATAAAAGGTTAATGGGTAAATGGCAGGCCAAGTCCACCAATAATTGTACGTATTGGAATACAGAGGCGTGATTGTCACATCAATCGTATAATCTTCGGAAGTGATTTTTGAGTTCAGATCGGGAATTGATACTTTTTGAAATATCCGAGCCGATTTTAAATGGTCGATAAAAACGGTTCTCCAACTATTCACAAATCGCATTCGATCATGCGTAATTATATCAAATTTACCGATATATAATTGGTTTGGGTATTTTGCAATAGATGAAACTGAATCTTGTTTGGAAGGTGGGACTTGTCTGATATCAACTTGGCAAGAAACAAAGATGAGTAAAAATAATAGACTAACGAAGTAATTACGCATATTGATTGTTATTCCTGAGGAACTAACAATTGTCAAGTTTAACTATGATTCTATTTTGATTTTATTCAATGAATCTTCTAGAAAATAACTTTTAGATATCAATTTTCAGATGAGAAAGAGATGATGAGAAATGGATTTTTGTTCCCATCCAAACTATCTACTATTTTGAATAACGTGTCCCGGTTTACACCTACACAACCTGACGTAGGTTTGGTTTCACTCCAAGGATGAAGGAAAATCATACTTCCCATACCAGGTAAACTCGGATTTGTATTATGTTCGATGACCACAAAGAGCTCATAAA contains:
- a CDS encoding fumarate reductase/succinate dehydrogenase flavoprotein subunit, producing the protein MKLDSKIPSGPLEQKWDKHKQDIKLVNPANKRKYKVIIVGTGLAGASAAATLSELGYQVSVFCFQDSPRRAHSIAAQGGINAAKNYQNDGDSVYRLFYDTVKGGDFRAREANVYRLAQVSTNIIDQCVAQGVPFAREYGGTLSNRSFGGAQVSRTFYAKGQTGQQLLLGAYSALEKQISRGAVKMYPRTEMLELVLVDGHAKGIVVRDLVTGEISSHAGDAVILATGGYGNVFYLSTNAKGSNVTATYRAYKKGAAFANPCYTQIHPTCIPQSGDYQSKLTLMSESLRNDGRVWVPKKKDDLRPPHEIPEEERDYYLERKYPSYGNLAPRDISSRSAKEACDNGLGVGPKVGDKRLGVYLDFSDSIKRLGENVVADRYDNLFQMYERITGENPYKVPMRIYPAVHYTMGGLWVDYNLMSNIPGLHVLGEANFSDHGANRLGASALMQGLADGYFVIPYTIGDYFAKEGAKNISTDRPEFKEAEARVREMTNKFLSINGNKTPDDFHRALGKIMWDQCGMARNEKGLKDALKKIPELREEFWKNVKVAGSGSELNQELEKAGRVADFLEFGELMCLDALTREESCGGHFREEHQTEDGEAKRNDDKFCHVSAWEYQGEGKTPVEHREKLEYENIHLAVRSYK
- a CDS encoding succinate dehydrogenase cytochrome b subunit, producing the protein MTLSLDFFRSSIGKKIIMAITGFIWFGFVILHMVGNLQVFQGPEKLNTYAKFLKDLGPLLWVARIGLIVAFFGHVCTAILLKLENSSARPVSYAKNTTIQASFASRTMAYSGLLLLTFLVYHLAHFTLGYTNPDHYTHEYILKNGDVVHDVYAMVILGFQDPTIAISYIVFMVFLALHFSHALGSMLQTLGILAPKHNPTIQKISTGLGLLVLIGNCSMPISILLGYVR
- a CDS encoding bifunctional SulP family inorganic anion transporter/carbonic anhydrase, which codes for MFSHLKQDIPSGLVVFLVALPLCLGVALACGAPLLSGVISGIVGGIVVGFLSHSRTSVSGPAAGLVTLVLAATSALGDYQTFLLSVFLAGFIQIGLGILRLGFIANYVPSNVIQGLLASIGIILILKQIPHSVGFDINPEEDFIFFQRDGENTFSELLNIHKYFSWGAVIISSISLLLMFVYDQLRWKVLRYIPSPILVILAGILLNQIFKNFLPEFYLSEKHLVTIPNVNRWESIFMFPNFSMIGHTEVWYFAFTIAAFATLETLLNLDAVERIDPHKRLSSPNRELFAQGVGNSLSGLIGGLPITSVIVRSSVNIYAGAESKLSTMVHGVFLAMSILFLSSSLNLIPLCSLAVVLVVTGFKLTNLSVYKSLYKKGLYQFLPFITTILAIIFTDLLTGVLIGLCISFIFILKNNYKNPFSVETENLNIGETIRIELPNQVSFLNKASIKDTLWSLPDHAKLIVDASNCNFIDHDILEVLEEFKSVVALEKNIQLNLVGVKDHYELNDQVQFVNILDKEAQQKLTPDEILEFLKRGNERFVKGKWSEKYFKHQVNATAFGQNPIAVVLSCIDSRTSPEIIFDAGLGDIISIRIAGNIVNQEILGSLELSCAKIGTKLIVVLGHSNCGAVSSAIYALKDGNIASITNKIEKAIGTSDPITKQSNPGNEHIFNHVVKTNVLNSIDEILDSSEFLKQKVDAGEYKIVPAFYDTSSGEVQFFHTVQTSPKRD
- a CDS encoding DoxX family membrane protein; this translates as MKVLYTIVRLLLGALFLFSSVVVLFNLVQQPEVTGNIKIFNDGMKATGYLLTLIKVTELVCALAFLSGRFVPLASVVIAPVVINIFLVHLMIAQDGLPVGIFVVIANAFLAYYNRSAYKPLFVPVHKV
- a CDS encoding integrase core domain-containing protein, with amino-acid sequence MPWKETKVIEERIKFIAAVKSGEWCFADLCRDFNISRKTGYKYLKNYESEGIDGLKDKSRKRITQSNETPEKIVRLIVDLREEHPSWGPKKLRPILKARFHRLKHIPSETTIGNILRKKGLIKPKKKRPRVPQSLFPFSDVASPNDVWCVDFKGHFTVGNGHRCDPLTITDAHSRYLLACEILNKTNVEQTKAVFERVFKEYGLPVAIKSDNGAPFASKAIGGLTSLSVWWLKLGIRPERIQPGKPSQNGRHERMHRTLKEETALPPRSSLEAQQISFDNFRYEFNHVRPHEALGFLTPAKEYKRSIREFPKRILEVAYPTHIVTDKVHESGFAQYGPHRVFFGNPFIGEVVGFEEISDRHCRLYFANAILGILDLYTSKVLKYQKLLYRIDESKCNPCE
- a CDS encoding SRPBCC domain-containing protein, whose protein sequence is MSSTELITEISENQVIYRKSFDVSNELLFEVWSSPDHLKEWWGPDGFTLTVISFDFRNGGIFEFVMHGPDGHDYKNKIQFLKIEKPRLISYKHIGNGDGDEDVNFLSEIVFEPTNQGNSTNLTMVQVFSSKDELERVNQKYGAIEGGKQHVGNLAKYLETFTKAV
- a CDS encoding ArsR/SmtB family transcription factor, with product MNSFLALGDDTRREIILLVAKNGEMTSTAISKHFSISAPAISQHLQLLRELQLLNVKKEAQKRIYSVNLDGFSEMEELILKVREDWSKRLNRLERYALKLKKGKTI
- a CDS encoding flavin-containing monooxygenase, with the translated sequence MANQTIRDPKVVIIGAGMTGILLAIEFNRIGVKDITILEKKHDLGGTWRENTYPGVACDIPAHMYTYSFAPNPEWSHRFAHGDEIQSYFKRVSDEYKITPQIHFNEAVTEASYQNGKWTTKTSKGNTYVSDFLISATGILHHPAKPNIPGLESFKGNCFHTAEWDHSVNLEGKRIGIIGTGSTAAQVIPEMIKIGKKVSVFQRTPQWIVKVPDTTYTEKDKIKWRKEPNILKRFHKWYTFAVEQTFSKAVIGKKIPHLLMSFLCKRNLRTSIKDPVLRKKLTPNYRVGCKRVIVNSTFYDAIQKPNADLVTEGIEKITEKGVITKDGKLHELDVLILATGFHPFNFMRPMNLTGENGISIESVWKKKVQAYRSLFIPHFPNFVLMLGPNTPIGNFSVIAMSEVQTKYIIKIIEDWRKGKFNAIDAKEEALQRFAAYLKKGMVGTVWLGGCQSWYLDPDGDPAMWPYTWSRWEKEMKSPDYKDFNLTTT
- a CDS encoding LBF_2127 family putative lipoprotein — encoded protein: MRNYFVSLLFLLIFVSCQVDIRQVPPSKQDSVSSIAKYPNQLYIGKFDIITHDRMRFVNSWRTVFIDHLKSARIFQKVSIPDLNSKITSEDYTIDVTITPLYSNTYNYWWTWPAIYPLTFYWPVQIRDHFYKVQLDYNLYQGSKLIAKNTITEEAETTIEIYGFFRTANVEKMIETTNLMVMEKSFRYLEGNLQAIQN